The DNA window AAGCCCGACAGGTCGGGCTTATTGGTGATCAGACGGACCACGCCCGACTGGGAACTGGCACCGAACAGCGTGCCCTGCGGCCCTTTCAGCACCTCGATCCGCTGCAGATCGGCAGCGTAAACGTCGAGGTTGCGGCCTGGCTGTGCCAGCGGCTGCTCATCGAGATAAAGCGAAACGTTTGGAGCAAGTCCCGCAACGCCCGCGGTGGTGAGGTTGGGCGTCGTCGAAGCGAGCCCACGAATATAGATCGTGCTGAGGCCAGGGCCCTGACCGCCTGCGGTAACAGACGGCAGCTGCTGCAGATAATCGTCGAAGGTGTTGATATTGAGCTGCTCGAGCTCCTGCTCGCCAATGGCGTCGACGGCGATCGGCACGTCCTGCAGGTTCTCGTTGCGCCGCTGCGCGGTCACGATGATGACCGGCGCACCGCCCTTCGGCTTAGCCTTCTGCGCCGCAGCACTTTGAGCGGCAGGGGGCTGCCGCGTTGCCGGCTGCTCACTGGTCTGCTGCGCGGCCGCAGGCGTGGATAAGGCGATAGCAATCGCGACGCCGGAGGCGCCGTTCGAGATGCGGTTCATTTTAGGTCCCTTGTTTCAGAGTCGGCATCGCCTGAGGACGCCGGTTCAGATGTCGGAATATGGCGAAACATGGTTCGCCCAAGACACAGCTCGGATAACAAGGGCTTAGCGCTATGGCCACACAAGCAAGCCGTATTGCAGCCCACTACGAAAAACTGTTGCATTGCAGCAACAGGCCTTCCCACCCAAGACTGCGGCATCAGCGCAGTGGACGAATTGGTCTATGGTTTGACCGATTTTTATAAGGGGCCAATGCAAACGGATCGGACAAAAATAAACCGACATTTCTCGGTGGAAAGCCGATCGTCTCAATGCTCGAGGGGAAGACGGACTACCGATGATGGAGGTTTACCGAGGCGTAACTAGCTTCACCACGTTCTAGAATTGGACGAAGAAGCGGAAGTCGAGGTCGAGGGCCAAGCCTTGTCCTCAACCCCCTAGCTGCACACAATTTGGCTAAAGAAATTATTGCCAGGCCACGCGGACAGTTCTAGTTCCCTTACTATCAGTTAGCGGACGATGGCCGACCTCGCGTTCGATGGGCGCAACCGATGTCTTTCCCTTCTTAGAATGGGATGGCTGGCGCCATCCCTTAGCAAAGGGCGCAGCCTAAATCTCCGAACTTTCCAAAACGGCACTGTAAAGAGCACACATGTCTTGTGCCATGAGGGTTGCGGTAAAGCGCTCCTCGAAGCGTTGGCGGACGCGGCCTCGGTCGAGCGCGAGGACCTCAGGTAAGCGCGCCAGCGCCTCGTCCAGAGACTGCACGACGATACCGGTTACTCCGTCCTCGACGATTTCCGGGACGCTGCCCTTGGCCCACGCTATCACCGGCGTTCCGCAGGCCATTGCTTCGATCATCACCAGCCCGAAGGGTTCCGGCCAGTCGATCGGGAACAGCAAGGCCGAAGCATCTCCCAGAAAACTTTGCTTGGCGCGATCATCGATACTCCCGACATGCCGTATCGAAGAAGATAGCGCGGGAGCCACGACCCGATCGAAATAGTCAGGATTTCCGGGATCGACGGGACCGGCAAGCTGCAGAGGAAGGCCCGCCCGGCTGGCCAATTCGATGGCCCGGTCCGGCCGCTTCTGGTCGGTCATTCGTCCGATGAAGGCAAGATAGCCGCCCGCCCCGCGCCCCTCTGTCAGCCGATCGACCGGGATGCCGTGATGCACGACACCCGCCAGAGAGGATTGCGGCATGTCTTCGGCTTGGGCGTGGGAAATGGCGACCACGCGCTCTTCGGGAAATTGACGGAAATGCTGGCGGTGATCTTCCTCGTCCGCGCGCCAATGGATCGTCCGGAAAACGGGCGCTGCCCAGGTCTGACACAGTGCGCTGGCATGAGCGGACCCATGCAAATGGACGATATCGAAAGCATCTCCCGCCCTCAGCAGTTCGGCAAGCTGAGCGGCCTCCAGCTCTGCGGCGAGCCCCGGCGGCACTGTGCCCTTGCCGCGATGATCGGATAGGGAGCGGAAGCCGGAACGGAGCGGAAGATCGATGCTGCTGTCGCTGCCGGCAAAGATCACCGGCTCGTGCCCAAGCGCGGCCTGTGCCCGCGCGAGATCTGCAATCACGCGTTCGGTGCCGCCATAGCTTAGCGGCGGAACAGGCAAGATGACCGGCGCGACATGAGCAATTCTGCAGGAAGCTAACATTTATCGGCCACTATCTCAGGAACTTGAATGCGTGATCTGACGCTCTTGCATCCGGAAGGAACGATCTCAATGCGCATTTGCCATATTGCTCTGCAGGGATGCCTTCGGCTGGCAAATGTCTCTTACGGAATTACGGCGGACACGGGCGGCCACATAAAATATTTGCTGGAACTCGTGAGGGCGAGCGCCGCAGACCTCGATGTTACGCATATCGATATCGTCACGCGCGGCTTTGAGAACGATAAGCTCGGCGAAGCCTACGCGCCCGATGCTGGCGAAGTTTCCGGCAAATTGCGGCTGATCCGCCTGCAGGATGGAGAAGCGGCCTATCTGCCGAAGGAGCAACTCTGGCAACAGCACCAGGCGCTGTGCGATGCGTTTCTTGCCTTTCTGGCCAGCTGCGGCGAGTTGCCGGACCTCATCCACGCTCATTACGCTGACGGTGGTATTCTCGCGCGCGCAGCAAAGGAACGCTTTGGCATTCCCTATCTCTTTACAGGACATTCGCTGGGGGCGGTCAAGCGGCAAGCGAGCCAGGGCGTCAGTGATGAAGAGATCGAGCGCCGCATTGCCATCGAAGAACGCGTACTTGAAGCAGCCGACGCGGTAATCGCCAGTTCGCGCGACGAGGCGGAGGCCCAATATTCTCATTATGACGGGATCGATAGCGGCCGGATAAGGGTAATCCCGCCCGGATGTGTCCTCGATCGCTTTGAAGATGCTACGCCCAGCGACACCGTTCGCGGCGAGTTGCAGCGGTTTCTTCGCGAGCCGGAGAAGCCGATCCTGCTCGCGATCGCGCGGCCGGTTCGCAAGAAGAACTTGATGGCATTGCTCGAAGCCTATGCCGGCAATGCGCATTTGCGAAAGCAGGCCAATCTGGTGATCGTGGCCGGTTGCCGCGGCCTTATGGGCGATCTGGAACAGGAATGCCGTGAGGTGATCGAAGAATTGATCGCCGCTATCGACCGGCATGATCTGTACGGCAGCGTTGCCTATCCTAAATCGCACGCGCCGTGCGACATCCCCGCATATTACGCGCTGGCTCGCGAGACCGGCGGCGTATTCGTCAACCCCGCGCTGAACGAGCCGTTCGGACTGACGCTGCTGGAAGCTGCCGCCTCCGGCCTTCCCGTGGTTGCGACGGACAGCGGCGGACCGAACGACATCATTGAACGATGCGGAAATGGACTGCTTGTCTGTCCCACCGACCGGGCGGGCATCGCAGCAGCTTGCCTCGACATCCTGTCCGATGAGGACAAATGGACGCAGTATTCTGAAGCAGGATCAGCGGCGGTCCGGGTATATGACTGGCAAGCCCATTGCGCCATTTATCACCGGTTGATCAAAGAAATTACGCTTCCCGAAATTGCACCGAGCGCCCACAATCGAATGCTGGTTTGCGATATCGACAACACGCTCCTCGGCGATCGCGCAGCGTTGCGCGAATTTCTTTCGTGGCAGCAGGATCATCGTCAGAATGTGGTTCTGGGTATCGCTACCGGGCGGAGTTTTCACAGCGCACAGGCTATTCTTGCCGCCGAGAATGTTCCGACGCCCGATGTCATCATCA is part of the Novosphingopyxis iocasae genome and encodes:
- a CDS encoding glycosyltransferase family 4 protein; its protein translation is MPVPPLSYGGTERVIADLARAQAALGHEPVIFAGSDSSIDLPLRSGFRSLSDHRGKGTVPPGLAAELEAAQLAELLRAGDAFDIVHLHGSAHASALCQTWAAPVFRTIHWRADEEDHRQHFRQFPEERVVAISHAQAEDMPQSSLAGVVHHGIPVDRLTEGRGAGGYLAFIGRMTDQKRPDRAIELASRAGLPLQLAGPVDPGNPDYFDRVVAPALSSSIRHVGSIDDRAKQSFLGDASALLFPIDWPEPFGLVMIEAMACGTPVIAWAKGSVPEIVEDGVTGIVVQSLDEALARLPEVLALDRGRVRQRFEERFTATLMAQDMCALYSAVLESSEI
- a CDS encoding HAD-IIB family hydrolase, which codes for MRICHIALQGCLRLANVSYGITADTGGHIKYLLELVRASAADLDVTHIDIVTRGFENDKLGEAYAPDAGEVSGKLRLIRLQDGEAAYLPKEQLWQQHQALCDAFLAFLASCGELPDLIHAHYADGGILARAAKERFGIPYLFTGHSLGAVKRQASQGVSDEEIERRIAIEERVLEAADAVIASSRDEAEAQYSHYDGIDSGRIRVIPPGCVLDRFEDATPSDTVRGELQRFLREPEKPILLAIARPVRKKNLMALLEAYAGNAHLRKQANLVIVAGCRGLMGDLEQECREVIEELIAAIDRHDLYGSVAYPKSHAPCDIPAYYALARETGGVFVNPALNEPFGLTLLEAAASGLPVVATDSGGPNDIIERCGNGLLVCPTDRAGIAAACLDILSDEDKWTQYSEAGSAAVRVYDWQAHCAIYHRLIKEITLPEIAPSAHNRMLVCDIDNTLLGDRAALREFLSWQQDHRQNVVLGIATGRSFHSAQAILAAENVPTPDVIISSVGSCVHWYDRDMRRFVEDAAWSNSLLRNWDPDALANLAVALGLEPQGFLEQKPGKASFFVGKADVNTLAEDLRRNGFAGETVISHGRYVDLLARGSGKGAAVKYVAQVLGLEPNQLVVAGDSGNDIAMLRACRHPIIVGNASDGIGDHPALAHAYIARATHAAGILEGVQHFRKAGLW